A window of the Macaca nemestrina isolate mMacNem1 chromosome X, mMacNem.hap1, whole genome shotgun sequence genome harbors these coding sequences:
- the LOC105468363 gene encoding phosphatidylinositol-binding clathrin assembly protein-like, with amino-acid sequence MGLSASKAALRATNDEPTEPEPKQLADLIQYINETNMSVEHLANILSEKTRSSSWVVVFKALVTVHHLMVHGNERFIKHVSCRNSLFTLHNFLDKSVIEGYTMSTFIRRYSRYLNEKSLAYRMISSDITKTKRGTDGVIRTMNSEELLNTLPVIQTQFNALFSFNVRAL; translated from the exons ATGGGGTTATCTGCATCCAAGGCTGCCCTCAGGGCAACCAACGATGAGCCCACGGAGCCTGAGCCGAAACAACTGGCTG ATCTAATACAGTACATCAATGAAACTAACATGAGTGTTGAACATCTGGCTAATATTCTTTCTGAAAAAACTCGGAGCAGTAGCTGGGTGGTGGTGTTCAAAGCCCTGGTTACTGTACACCACCTCATGGTGCATGGAAATGAG CGTTTCATTAAACATGTTTCATGTCGGAACTCTTTGTTCACTTTACACAATTTCCTGGATAAAAGTGTCATAGAAG GCTATACTATGTCAACCTTCATCAGACGATACAGCAGGTACTTGAATGAAAAGTCACTTGCATATAGAATGATCTCATCTGACATCACAAAAACCAAGAGAGG gACAGATGGTGTGATAAGAACTATGAATAGTGAAGAACTGCTAAACACACTTCCAGTTATTCAAACCCAGTTTAATGCTCTTTTTAGTTTTAACGTAAGAgctttataa